Genomic segment of Drosophila biarmipes strain raj3 chromosome 2L, RU_DBia_V1.1, whole genome shotgun sequence:
AGCACCTGCGGTTGCGCTACTACACCTCCTTGGAGGAGGCCTTGGTGGTGAAGCTGTGGCGCGAGCACCTGCCCGACATCCCCTCCTACACCGAGAACCTGCCCATTTTCCGGGAAATCGCATTCGGACTGCAGCAGCATGGCATCCGCCTGAACAAACAGGAAGTCCGCCGGCGCATCAACAGCTACCGCAACAGATATTTGTAAGCAGGGTGTAAATGGGGTCCCTAGTGGAGTTAAGAGGTCTATAAGAACCCCGAACATGAGTGCATCCAACCAGCCCAGTTCTCAGAACcaacttttttttagaacGCTGCAATGCCAACTCTGTGATGCGACGCCTTCTAGATCCGCGCAAGCTCATCAGCTTACATCTATTTTAGGGATAGGCTATAATGGCGGTCCATCAAAGATTTGTGTGTCTAATTCTTGGCCATAAGACGTAATAAACTCGAATATCCAATAACGACTATCTTAATCTACACTATGTTAAGTAGctaagaaattattttaattcgtTAGGTTCCTCCAGACTTTGCCTTTCCTCCAGACTTTGCCTTTACTATCTTGACCAATATTCTCATGCCTCCATTCTTCCGCAGAAACGAGCGCAATCGCTTGGAGGGCAACCCGGACGCCCAGTCGGACTGGCGCCTCTATTCGCTGATTGACTGCCTATTCCGACCTGCCAGGCCGGCAAGGGACGTGTTCCACGCCCACCATGTCCTGGAGCAGGCCGCCGCCAAAGCTCGGGCGGATCTGCCAGCCCTGCCGCCCCTGCACCTCACGTCCGCCGCCCAGATCAAGTTCGAGCGCGATGCGGACGGAAGCGCCTTTCTGGACCCACAGCCCCTGCTGCGTTCGGCTGTGAAATCGAAGGCTCAACAAGATGACTACCATCACCACCAGGTGAAGGCTGAAACCGAGTACAAGCCCACTGAGGCGCAACTGAGTGTGGTGGGAACTAGTGCCGAGAGTGCCACACGGCGGGCACCACTGACGCCTGCCAATCACCAGTCGCCACCAGGTGCAGACGATCCGCCTTGTGCGATCCACACAAACGGGCAGCCGGAGACAGAGCGATCGGCGTCAAAGAGGAAACGGGGACGGCGCAGCATCCTGCCCCGCACAGGCCAGATCACAATGGCCGCAGTGGAGGGGCTGCGCAAGGAGAACAAGATGCTCCAGGAGCAAAACGACGCCTGTCTGCTGGCGCTCGAGCAGAAAGAGAAGCAGTTCCTGGCCATGCAGCAGAACTTCTTGGCCTATCTGGAGCGGCAGGAGGCACTGCTGGCGCACATTCAGCACAAGGGCGTCAAGCAGGAACTGGACCGAGACTTCTAGCTTTAAGTGGAGATCAGGAGCCTCTGGGAATCTCAGCGCATTTCATTTCGTTCCTTTATCAGATGAATAGTTTATACGACGTACAAAGAGCATAGCGAACCgaagatatttgtattttatttgtccTTTTTTGGTAGCAAAGCCCATACGAATTGGCCAAACAATGTGTTAATTATATTCTTTGTAAAAGATCTCCGTTTGGTATGATCTTAGAGTTAACCCCTACTGTATTAAACATTTAAGAAAGTGAAGAAAGTGTTATTACTGAGTTCGGTCAGAGTTGTGGTTTAGACAAACTACGTTGTTGAGGTTATTAGttggttttcgggtttcttaaACGCTTGTATCATACAAAGGCCTTTAAGGCTTAGTCTTAACTGGCAAAAGTGGtgcataaatttgtttaaccTCTCGAGGTAGACGCCAACATTGAACCACATCTTTCTATCATGCAAGTcatattgtatataaatatatataatatattgtataaatatattaatattagtaGTTTAAAGTGATGTTAGCCTTCATAGGATGCCTTCTCCGGGACATTGCGATCTCAGAAAACATCCTTGGAGACATAATAATTTGGTGTAGTGTATAATGTCAAAATTTTGGAGTCTGAAAAGTCATATGATTTATAACGCTCTTTATAATATTGATTCAAATAGATACGCCTATTGTTCATGACACCCAGAAAAACGGGGTCAAAAAAAGGGTAACCTCGTTGGTTGACAGTTTCAACATTACTTTCAACTAAAGaatgatatattttaaaagaacaaTCTTTTTTGAGGGTGTTAGCATTGTTACGCTTACAAGCATCTAACcaattgtttataattaacaaaatattatttagttaatagctcaaaatacttatttttggTGGTTAATGAAGTTTGGTTTCCACTGTAGAGGCGAATCAACACGGATATGGTATGTATTCCCTAAAGTTGACTGTGTGTCAGCAAATATCCAGCTCGCTCGGAAGGTTATATAGGCCTAAGTTAAGCCCTATCTCAGCTTCCGGAATGGTAGTTAGGTAAGGCGCAAAGTTGGTCCTCTTAACAAAGTTAAGTGTTTTGTGGCACTTGGCTCCAACTTCGCAAATACCGTGAGGGCTTTGTAAACATTTGCACCGTTTATTCCGGAAAGACCTCGGAATACTTTTGATGCGTTTTGAGTTCGTAAGAGATAAGAAAAAAGTTGAGTCGTATATCGAACGAATGGAACTGCCGAAGATAAGTTATAGACATCCGCACCCGATGAGAGGTACTCCGTAATTGATCTCAAAGTGTGACTGAACTCAGGTTAAATGTATTACCAATTTTAGCAGAATTGTCGTTCATCGGACTCCTGATCACCGATAAATGAGACGTATAAATAGCCTAGAGGACTCTTGCCATTCAGTTAGTCAAAGGCAAAATGTTGAAGAAAACAGTGGCAGTTCTGTTCCTTCTCGCCAGCGTTGGTCTGGGATTATCCTACGAAAAATACGCTACTGGATTTAAAAATGGTGAGCACTTAATACCGAAACATAATGGGATTAAAATTTGCCTTGGCCAATTTTCAGGAAATCCAAACAACTGGCCCATGGACTCGAGCCCCTTCATCAAGATCCACGAAGGGTACTAttactttggacccgatgcgGTGAACTGGTACATCGCCTACGAGAACTGCCGCAAGTTGGGATCCGAACTGGTAGCCTTCGAAACTAACGAGGAGTTCGATGCTGTTATTGGGTATCTTAATAGCAACCTACCACGCGGCAAATACTGGACGTCCGGCAACGATCTGGGGAAGACTGGAGCCCACAATTGGTTTAGCAGTGCTCAGCGCATAAGTATAAATCGATGGGCCCCTGGGCAACCCGACAACTATAAGGGAGTGGAGCATTGCATACAGTTTGGCTACATATACGGAAACTCAAATAACTACCAACTGGACGACAATCCCTGCGGCGCGCTAAAGAATTATGTTTGTGAGGCTCCAAAGCAGGAAACTATATCGATTGTTGTTTGGAAATAAGGACCCTTTTTTACTAATCAAcatccaaaaaattaaaactagttCTCACCACTTTAAGTGGTAGATTAAGTTtcgtaaaaaatttaaaaattatttcagatTCAGACCTTGCGAATCGACCGCAAAGTTTGCTTTaaaattacgcatacgacATGTGTTCCAGCCAGAAAATACTTCGAATAAATCGATTTCCCCTTCCCAACCATGTCAACTTTCTAAACTAAGTCAATATTAGTAAAATATTGACCAATCCGAAATGTTTTTCAAAGTAGTTCGGAAAGAAGACAAACGAATTTaggaaataaaaccaaatcaaaGCCACCCTTAtggaaataatatatacataaaatattttatcaagGGCAACATTGCGTACAagttataaactttaaaacacATTCgcgtttttttcaaaaaatgtattttgttataaattaaatacctCAAAGCACATCGTAAAGGTGGGTGAGAGTAGGACTTTAAAAATGTCCCTACAAACATGGACCGTCCTAGTGTCCATATAGTACTTGGAATCTAACCAAGGGCCTACACAAAATCAAATACTTTTCAGTCACTATTCTAAACCGTAAGGTAAACCGAAACGATTTAAATTCCTTTGAGCTTAGCGCCTTGCTTTTGGCCTAGTGTGTACAACAACCGGGGATTATTTAGGCAACAACCTTTTTGGGGCTGACAAGAGAGGGACCAGCGCCGGCTGCCGCAATAACCCGAGACCACACTTAACAGGGCTGTTATAGGTGGCGCGTTGGTCGGCGGTTTCCCAATCAGACTCTGTTAGTTTGCCGGACTCAACTGTCAGAGTGACCGCTCGTGCCATGTTCGAAAAAGCCAAAGGTTGGGATAGGGGTAGGGTGTTTGCTGCAGCGCGACGCGGTCATACGCTTGTTTTTGCGTGGGACTTCGAGCGAAACGGTTGTGTTTTTGCGCGAGAGTGCGGGTGGCGGACGCGCGTGCCAATCGGAAAAGGCCTACGAATCAAATGTGTGTTCGCAGCAGGAGCGACtcaggtgtgtgtgtgtgcggcgcGGAGAAAGCCAGATTGCTTCAAGATTGAGATAAAGATCGCCGCTGGAGGGGGCAAACGAGTGTGGCAGCACACAATTCAAATGTTTGCCGAGCCCCGCGAGTGTGTGCAGGCGAGCGTCGCCCgaataaacaacaaaaactgACTTTGCAGCGCAGAGGcggagagagggagagagcgcGGCCGCTGCATGTGGCAGGTCCCAAAATCCCAATCAGAATCAGCTGGCCCGCCCGTGGGCCTCTCCCTGTTGTGTTGGCCAGTGTAAGGTCCCTCCTTCGGCTGCATTCTGGACACACACATCGCGCCCTCTCTCTCCGCCCCCAGGGCCACTACACTGTGCTACAAGCGATGCAAAACCcgtttcgtttcatttcgtcTTGTCGCTTCCCCCTCTGATTCGGTTTTCTGCTGTCGCGTCACGCCTcgtcttcttgttgttgctgctgccgctgctgttgttgctgcgccGCAGTTGTTGCTTTTCCTAATGCCTCCGTTCATTCATAGAAAACGGTCAGCAGAGCagcgcaacagcaacaacaacgcgatttcttttattttcgccCAAAAGCAGCCGAGAGCCAGCGTAAAAATTAACAAAGCCAAATCAGAAGAAATCAAATTTCGAATTCGTGCGGCCACCAgcaaccaacaacaacaacaccaacaacaacactaGCAACATCAaagaaaattatcaaaatcatcatcatcagcagcacAAAAGTCGAAAATCGCCCCGCTGTATGTGTGTGATGTAAGTTCGATAATAACCCCGTGCAAttgaaaagtttattttgtaccCATATccatgtatctgtatctgtatctgtatctgtatctattgTGGTCCCCTAACTGGCGCTTTTGTTAGCCCCTAATTTGACTTCCTTTCGCTTTCTGCTCGCTGGCGGAACTCGCTAAGTACTATATAGTTATATGCTTTTGAGATACTTCCTTATCATCCCAAAAACTGTATAAATGCGGTCAAAACAATAAACTTCGAGATATCAcaaagaagaaaagaaaacatatAGTGTTTATccacttttaaaataactatataagcaataaaataacaatGTCCCACACAATAATCGAAAGGAATTCGGCACATGACTATCTTCAGAGCTCTTATCACTTTATAAATCGAACACTAGGGCCATAAAAATAGCAAACTAGTGAGGATTGGGCTTTTTTCTGAGTTGTTTTGGGGCCATAATCGTGCGGGTCTAGACCAGAGGGTATTCGATAAGGTTTTTGGTAATAGCAATGAAATCATAACTCTTTATCTGGCCTCGCGGTTTTCCCTCACTTTGATTAATTCCATTTCCAATCGCCCTTTAAGATTCGCGTCACCAAAACATTTGTTAAcccattaaaaatttgttcggtgtttgttttcaaaatagcTCATTAAAAAGCCCCGCGGACCACATAAATCTTGTCGTCGTTTGCGGCTGAATATTGTCACTTAATAAATACCTGAAAATATACAGCCTAAGCCACACGGgctcattttaaaaatagaatttaGTGGGTGTCGACGCGGAACAAGCAGGGGATTATAAAATAGATATTTCATCAGAAACGTATTAGTTTATTTGATGATGTCTAATAGACACATTTATTAAACATgacataataataaattctGCTTCAGTTTTTacgatttaatttttggtttttttgaTATTCGAATATCAACAAATTCTCtaagaaacaaaaatgatataacacttttaattgcCTGATGAGCTTCCTCGAAACCAAGCTGTTCAAACTGGCGTAATAACGCAGCAAACgtaattgttttgtttataaattaaatatttgcagtATTGTATTTGTAGTTCCATGTGTTCCTCCCTATGATGAACTATTTATGTTTGATAAACACTCGCTTATTTGCTCCATTAGTGTTATTAGATCGTTTTCTGGTTGATCAAACGATCCCTCAGCAAATATTTTCCCCAGTAATGGGTAATATTTGTGGAATCGTACGCAGGAGCTGTTCGTCGGATGAAAGAACTGTGTTCTTCGGCCTCAGAGTTAGATGCCGTATCGCAGAATGTTTAAAGATGATAAGAGATGTGGGTGGGGCCCCGAACGCATTGCAGTGGCTGGATTACGTAGAAGCCTGGGCACGGGGGCCCCGATAAGCTGGAGAAGTTTTCCAGTTTTGAGATAAGCGTCGGGGGAAATATCTATTCCCATTATGTTTAACCGGAAGTGCACAGACGCCATACATTGTATGCATGGCTACTAAACAACAATGTATATCATATTCACGTTTTTTAGAAatgaatgttttttatatccaCTACAAAATAAACAGGTGTTTTTTCGTAAACCTATCTTGGAACATTGCATGACACCCACCAAAAACTTACGTAACTAAAACGCTCACATGGATTTACAAGTAATTTTGTTTGTCATAGCGACAAATCTTGAGCAACAATATTTATTACACTGATTGGCACAAAAAAACTGGCTTCAAACAACCCACCTTTTCTGCTTAATTTCGTATCTCTGAGCTCCGGTTCCACCAAGTATATgctgtaaaaatatttgatacctTTATTCAAATGTAGGGTgcataaaaacatattttaatcaatttctGTTTCCAAATGCTAGCAAGGAGAGGACTTGAGGCTTCGTAGGCAACATGGCTTAAAGAGCTCTTGACCCTTCCCCTGAATGCCTTATTGGTATTGGCTTACCGTTTTGTGGCTAACCGCAAATAAGCATTTTTGCGCATTTTGTTTTCGCTTGCGTTTTACACTTTCCCAGACCCAGACCCCAGAAATCAGTCAGTTGTAAAAGTATAACTTTGGGTTACATCGCAAGTCAGGTGCGGATTTAAAGGCTATGAGTAAGTTTTTGCTGTAAGAATAAATTATTGTTATGAGGAAAACGTTAAGCATTcaatatgttattttatttttcttacagTATAATAATAGAACATTAAACGAAGTTATTCAATTCAAAGAAGTTTACCCGAAGAGCGTGTTCTTTGTTAAGCGTTAAAGTATAAACAAGCGTATACTTTTGTTTATAGGTGTGATTGATGTTtgctttttcaatttaataattttcattaatgcACTCAACTTGCCCTTTTCTTTTACCCTTACCTGCCGGTGTATCTAAATCAAAAAGGGGATTTTCGGGCAGTCTGCTTTGTCATGACAACTGCAGGGCAGCAGAATGTTTTTCCCACTTCCTCTCACAATTAGGCACGCAAACCCGTCAGTCAGTCACCCAGTCAGGGGCAGGGCCAGGGGTGTTTCCCCCGGGGGTGGCCGGGTGGTTTGGGATCGGGAGCGGGACAGGTGCGCCCCTGTGCGGTGTTCTGACACCTTTCTCCACGGCCAGGGGGCATGTCATCGTGGGCATGACATGCGTTGGTTGCCGGTCGAGCGGCGGCTTATGCTTAATGGTTGATTGAATTGGAGAGAAAGGAACGAAATTGGGTTGTTCCAGGGGCTGAAGATGGGTTTTCGTGCAGCTTAACCCCTAGATAGGGGTTCTACGGAAGTAACCGGGGAATGTATTGCGTTCTACAGTCCTTTTGGGGTCAACCTAATGTCTTAAACACATCCCTTGTACGCATGACTGGGTTgtaaaaaagtttgtttttcggTTAATGGttatttctttaataatacTTTCTGTGATAAATTTACAAACCAGATGACTAATTCATGTTTTCATAAAATCTTCGATTTAGTCCGCCTTATTTTTAACAGAGTAATGGAATTTGCAACACCTATCAAACTAATTTGTTTCgctcaaattaatttgttgttaAGTAAgtgttattatttaaagaagattttatttgctaaggattttaaaatataaagtcaTGTCCGTCGGCCTGTCCGTTGAAAGTGTGCTCTTTGGGAGTTATAAGAGCTGAGGATACGATTTTGTTGGAAAGGGAATATTTCGAATTTGTCAGCATGTGATTTAAGTGTAAGAAACTATTTACTGatcttaatttgtattttcagACCTTACAATTTTCAACTGATTCACAAATATGTTTCTCTTTATTTTCAGATATATATCAGAAAAGGACACCAAGCTTGATATTCAACTTTAATTCTACAAGTaagcttaaaaaaagaaggaacGCTAAATTCGTTAACCGCATCCTTGCTGGTTGAAAATGGctatcaaatatttatggtttgggaaaaagttttgaaaatttttcttttatttttggaaattaatcTTAAAGAAGTAAAAAGTGTTTCGaaattagcatttttattAGAGAGTGCTGACCGATTTCAGCATATTAAACAACAAAAGTTTAGGTGtatttaatatgcaaatgcaGAAAGTAGGAGCGACGAGAGAAAATGGGTGCCGGATAAAGAAACGGAGAACTTGAAGGCGATGTCAAAAACATTTGCACAAATCATTGGCTAGCAGTGGGATAGCCAGGGTTTCCTAATTGTTATGCAAAAGGGTTGCCCGCGAAAGCCAGACAGTGGTTGTTGCTTATGactttattattgtttgttttgacTAGGTTCTGTTAAACTCAATTGAACCCTTGGACACACAGTCCAGGTTCCAATTAAAAGGATGCGACAACTAAAAGTAAACAGTGGGGCTATATCTTGAAACTGGTATAAGACCAGATTTAGATTTACATTTCAGGGATACGAACAGGCCTCTGAAACTGATGCACTGCAGTAGGGAAGGgaggaaatttaattaaaaatcgttTGCCACTGCCCCCATCACTTATTCCAGCCGAGCCTTACAGCTTGTGTGTAGTTTTTGGCAGCCTTCCAAGTGGCAAATGCCGTCAATGCTGTCAGTTTCTTTGTACCCAGAGAAAAAACTGCAGCCTTTTTGAGCCCAAACTGTTGtcttaaatttgattaatggTGTCCTAGATTTCTAGTTAATTAGGTGCATTTTTATCAAAGCAGGGAAGAAGTTTTTAAACCTGACTCGGCCCTACTCAatgttggaaaatatttaaaggcaGTTTTTGTTCCAAGTGCAGGCCTCCGAGATGAGGCTGGGAGGTTGGACCACGGACGATGGAGTATGGCAGCCACTCAAACTTGACATAGACTTGGTCCCCTGTCCCCTGGCCTCAACTGGCATGTGTGTCCTAGGACTTGTGGCTGAGCATGTGCGAGTGTCTGAGGACAAGGACGAGAGGTCCATGTGGGCACAATGGCACACGGGCCATGGGCGGGACCCAGAACGTGGGAAGTGCTCAGAAGAAACCAATTTCATCACTTATTGTCCCTAGCCGAGCTGCCAAAGAATCAATCCTGTGAGCCTCGCCTCCTTAACTCTGGTGGGATTCTCGCACTGCCTCAGCACCGAATTGTGCCTTAACTTGGCTTAGATTAAGGCCGAGCATCCTTTTAAACGAATTACCAGAAATGCATTGTACTTTCAGACACATTGTGACTTAGTTGATTACCTAAAAGCTTTCTCTCACGCCTAGAAAAATCCAAGAGGACTGCTAAATGAATGGGGATAGAATATACCCTTGGCTTGGTGATATGATCATTTAAGCACCTAATTATCAGGccttattgaaaaaaattaaatcgtaTTTCTTGACACATTGATgaaattatcatttttttaatgatatttactacatatatttttaattttaaaccttAAGTTAAAGAAGAAACTTTTTCATACactttttacttattttgttatttttcaaatgttgTGCAACCGcaactttttgtttaatgtgGCTAAGTACTCAGCTTGCAGGAAAATTATTCTTTTGTCCAGCCTTTCCTGTTGTCTTGTTCCTTTTTCTGTGGAAAATATGCCAACGTTCTCAAGTTTCTTGAAGCGTTATAAGTACCGACAAATTGCCTCCATGAGCTACGCAGCCATTTTTATTATGCTTTTGAGAACTCATTAAAACCTAAAAGGCAAGAACCTAAAGAAATGTAGTGGGTTCCgaatttaagaaaaacaacaagttctttttttgcagaataaaaataattttgtatttaattaaaagttatgCAAGTTTCAAAAATtagaaaagaagaaaaaacagTTGGGTGGATTTTTAGTTGTGTTTTTCAAGCTTCCCCCTTTAAATGTATGCCTCGGAGGCACTTGTTTTCACCATTCAGCAGGAGAGAACGACAAAGCTGCTTAAAAGGATTAGCGTTGCATAAAAGATGAAAATGTCCTTGACCAAAATGCAGCAAATtgaggctgctgctgccctCACTTTCtgcattatttttgtttttaaa
This window contains:
- the LOC108033486 gene encoding C-type lectin 37Da-like; the protein is MLKKTVAVLFLLASVGLGLSYEKYATGFKNGNPNNWPMDSSPFIKIHEGYYYFGPDAVNWYIAYENCRKLGSELVAFETNEEFDAVIGYLNSNLPRGKYWTSGNDLGKTGAHNWFSSAQRISINRWAPGQPDNYKGVEHCIQFGYIYGNSNNYQLDDNPCGALKNYVCEAPKQETISIVVWK
- the LOC108034342 gene encoding uncharacterized protein LOC108034342 gives rise to the protein MSGQKHLRLRYYTSLEEALVVKLWREHLPDIPSYTENLPIFREIAFGLQQHGIRLNKQEVRRRINSYRNRYLNERNRLEGNPDAQSDWRLYSLIDCLFRPARPARDVFHAHHVLEQAAAKARADLPALPPLHLTSAAQIKFERDADGSAFLDPQPLLRSAVKSKAQQDDYHHHQVKAETEYKPTEAQLSVVGTSAESATRRAPLTPANHQSPPGADDPPCAIHTNGQPETERSASKRKRGRRSILPRTGQITMAAVEGLRKENKMLQEQNDACLLALEQKEKQFLAMQQNFLAYLERQEALLAHIQHKGVKQELDRDF